From a region of the Zingiber officinale cultivar Zhangliang chromosome 10B, Zo_v1.1, whole genome shotgun sequence genome:
- the LOC122030001 gene encoding probable aquaporin TIP2-2: MAGVAFGRFDDSFSAGTLRAYLAEFVSTLLFVFAGVGSAIAYNKLTSDAALDPAGLVAVAVAHGFALFVAVAIGANISGGHVNPAVTFGLTLGGHITVLTGIFYWVAQLLGAVVGSFLLKFVTGLDTPTHGLGSGVGAVAGVVMEIIITFALVYTVYATAADPKKGSLGTIAPIAIGFIVGANILAAGPFSGGSMNPARSFGPAVASGDFSGLWVYWVGPLIGGGLAGLVYTYAFLCSDHQPLPQ; encoded by the exons ATGGCCGGCGTCGCCTTTGGCCGCTTCGACGACTCCTTCAGCGCCGGCACGCTCAGGGCGTACCTCGCCGAGTTCGTCTCCACTCTCCTCTTCGTCTTCGCCGGCGTTGGCTCCGCCATCGCCTACA ATAAGTTGACGTCCGACGCGGCGCTGGATCCTGCGGGGCTGGTGGCGGTGGCGGTGGCCCACGGGTTCGCGCTGTTCGTGGCGGTGGCGATAGGCGCGAACATCTCCGGCGGACACGTGAACCCGGCTGTGACGTTCGGGCTGACGCTCGGCGGCCACATCACTGTGCTCACCGGCATCTTCTACTGGGTAGCGCAGTTGCTCGGGGCCGTCGTCGGGTCTTTCCTCCTCAAGTTTGTCACGGGGCTG GACACGCCGACCCATGGACTGGGCTCCGGAGTGGGCGCCGTCGCCGGCGTGGTGATGGAGATCATCATCACCTTCGCGCTCGTGTACACGGTCTACGCGACGGCGGCGGACCCCAAGAAGGGCTCCCTCGGCACCATCGCCCCCATCGCCATCGGCTTCATCGTCGGCGCCAACATCCTCGCCGCCGGCCCCTTTTCCGGCGGATCCATGAACCCCGCCCGCTCCTTCGGCCCCGCCGTGGCCAGCGGTGACTTCTCCGGCCTCTGGGTCTACTGGGTCGGGCCGCTCATCGGCGGTGGCCTCGCTGGGCTGGTCTACACCTACGCCTTCCTTTGCTCCGACCACCAGCCGCTTCCCCAGTGA
- the LOC122029346 gene encoding tRNA-specific adenosine deaminase TAD3-like, which yields MLEAMKWEIIHIHNEPDSSLEVHTVEVLVSNIEPKLANSIVRQLNQVCPLDNLRHVKRVQRRTSQGKVELSVILCLADEHEKDTEAVPIGIQPFIRAYNLCPIRTKVAKYPARSKEEWEEQCKIWPTSFHPSTNCDGVATLSDEDMKMIFHYMKVAIQQTKLCYSGAKVLNAAVIVDPVSRKVIASANDQTHPLLTTSEPSARYGCIDRCVATTVPPESHPNTAGSNQNTTVQKFSLRTCSDIFAGVSCLNPWDWAAQELGKQNSLVKRENKFTWHPLRHAALVAIENAAERDRKLFPNSEVSESKSEALDVLLHTADKCPSKRQKIEEQIINKEVSDNLKPTEIMRPYLCTGFDIYLVWEPCPMCAMALVHQRIRRIFYALPNPNIGALGSVYKLQAEKSLNHHYSVFRISVPEQDIEELILNTSDNTSQC from the exons ATGTTGGAAGCAATGAAATGGGAGATTATACATATTCACAATGAGCCAGATAGCTCCCTTGAAGTGCATACTG TTGAGGTTTTAGTTTCGAACATTGAGCCAAAGCTTGCAAATAGTATTGTGag GCAATTGAATCAAGTGTGTCCACTTGATAATCTTCGTCATGTGAAACGGGTGCAAAGAAGAACTTCCCAAG GAAAAGTTGAGCTATCTGTCATTTTGTGCTTGGCCGATGAACATGAAAAAGATACAGAAGCAGTTCCAATAGGTATTCAACCTTTTATCAGAGCCTATAATTTATGTCCCATTAGAACAAAA GTTGCAAAGTATCCTGCTAGGTCAAAAGAAGAATGGGAGGAGCAATGCAAGATTTGGCCCACATCATTTCATCCATCAACCAA TTGTGATGGGGTTGCTACATTAAGTGATGAGGATATGAAAATGATATTCCACTACATGAAGGTTGCAATACAACAGACAAAGTTGTGCTACAGTGGTGCCAAA GTTCTAAATGCTGCTGTCATTGTTGATCCAGTGAGTAGGAAAGTCATTGCAAGTGCTAACGATCAAACACATCCTTTGCTTACAACATCAGAACCTAGCGCAAGATATGGCTGCATTGATAGATGTGTAGCAACCACTGTGCCCCCGGAATCCCATCCCAATACTGCAGGAAGCAATCAAAACACCACAGTTCAAAAATTCTCACTTCGCACATGCAGTGATATATTTGCTGGGGTTTCTTGTTTAAATCCTTGGGATTGGGCAGCTCAAGAACTAGGCAAGCAGAATTCCTTGGTAAAGAGAGAGAATAAATTTACCTGGCATCCTCTGAGGCATGCTGCTCTTGTTGCCATAGAGAATGCTGCAGAAAGAGATAGGAAGCTATTCCCTAATTCAGAAGTATCGGAGtcaaaatctgaagcattggatgttCTGTTGCATACTGCTGATAAGTGTCCATCAAAACGTCAGAAGATTGAG GAACAGATTATTAACAAGGAAGTTTCAGACAACTTGAAACCTACTGAAATAATGCGACCTTACCTGTGCACTGGCTTTGACATATACCTAGTCTGGGAGCCATGCCCAAT GTGTGCCATGGCGCTCGTGCACCAGAGGATACGACGCATATTCTATGCACTACCCAATCCAAATATTGGGGCTTTGGGCAGTGTTTATAAACTGCAAGCAGAGAAAAGTTTGAATCATCATTATTCGGTCTTTAGAATTTCAGTACCTGAGCAAGACATTGAAGAGCTGATACTAAACACATCAGATAATACTTCACAATGCTGA